CGCCGCAAAAAAACGCGTAAAAAAAGGCGAAACCGATTCGCCCTTGCCAGGTGCCGGAACCGAACCCGGTAAGCCGCCGGAGTTTACCATTTTCGCCCCGTACGCCACAGCCTGACCAGATGGCCGCCTCTAGGGGCGTGGCGGTGCCGGTGCTATGTCCGGCTTCTTTTGGGACGTGCTTGTTTCCCCGAGGCCGGTTGAGTTCTTGCCCCGTCTCGAGGCGTGCGGGCAGGCGGCGCGGCGTACGTGCGTCGGGCTCGGGCGCATGCAGGCGCCCGAGCCCGACGGGCTTCGCCCGGACCGAGCCCTGCACGGCCAGGCGACTCAAGAACTCGTGACAGACGAGCAAACGTCAGGCAGGCACCCCGAAGGAGTATCCTTGCACCCTTCCCCCCAGCAAACGCCCCGCGTCCCCAGCATGACCGCCCCCTGGCCCTATCCTTCCCACATCGCCCACCGCGGCGGCGGCCGCCTGGCCCCCGAAAACACCCTGGCCGCCATGCGGGCCGGCGCCCAGCACGGTTTCCGCATGTTCGAGTTCGACGTCAAACTCAGCCAGGACAAGGTCGCCTTCCTGCTGCACGACGACACCCTCGACCGCACCACCGATGGCCGCGGCCCGGCGGCGGCGCTGTCTTTCGCCGAGCTGGCCCGCCTGGACGCCGGCGGCTGGCATTCGCCCGCGTACACCGGCGAACCCGTCCCCAGCTTTCAGGCGGTGGCGCGCTACGCCATCGCCAACGGCATTGCCTGCAACGTCGAAATCAAGCCCAACCCCGGCCAGGAAAGCGAAACCGGCGCCGCCGTGGCGCTGGCCGCGCGCGCGCTGTGGCAGGACGCCCTGCCCGCGCCGCTGCTGTCGTCGTTTTCGGAAGCCGCGCTGGCCGCTGCCCAGGCGGCCGCCCCCGAACTACCGCGCGCCCTGCTGGTGGAACAGGTGCCCGCCGATTGGCCCGAGCGGCTGGCGCGCTACGGCTGCGTGGCGCTGAACATCAACCACCGCGACGCCAGCCGCGAGCTGATCGACGCCGTGCATGCCGCCGGCTACCGCATCGCCGCCTGGACGGTCAACGACCCCGCGCGCGCGCGGCTGTTGCTATCCTGGGGCCTGGATGCCCTTTTCACCGATGCGCTGGCCGAGATCGGCCCGCCCGCCTGAGCGCAGGACCCCGCCTTGTTCAGTTACCGACACGCCTTCCATGCCGGCAACCATGCCGACGTTCTCAAGCACGCCCTGCTGGTCCACACACTGGACTACCTGAACCGCAAAGACACCCCCTACTGGGTGGTGGACACCCATGCGGGGGCCGGGCTGTATGCCCTGGATGGCGACTGGGCCGCCAAGAACGCCGAATTCGCCGACGGCATCGGCCGCCTGTGGCAGCGCGACGACCTGCCGCCGCTGCTGGCCGACTACCTGGCGCGGGTGCGGCGCTACAACTCCGACGGCCGCCTGCGCCACTACCCGGGCTCGCCCTGGCTGACGCTGGACGCCCTGCGCGAGCGCGACCGCCTGCGCCTGTTCGAAATGCACCCCACCGAATCCGATGTGCTGGTGGGCAACCTGGAACAGCTCGACAAGACCTCGCTGCGCCAGACCACCATCTACGCCACCGACGGTTTCGAAGGCATGAAGGCGCTGCTGCCCCCGCCGCCGCGGCGCGGCCTGGTGCTGATCGACCCGTCGTATGAAGACAAGCAGGACTACCGGCGCACGCTGAGCGCCGTGAAAGAAGGCCTGAAACGCTTTGCCACCGGCACGTACGCGGTGTGGTACCCGCTGGTGCAGCGCCGCGAGGCCACCGAACTGGCCCGGCACCTGGAAAACCTGCAGGTGAAAAGCTGGCTGCATGTGTCGCTGACCGTGAAAAGACCGGCCAGCGATGGTTTCGGCCTGCATGGCAGCGGCATGTTCATGGTGAATCCGCCCTGGACGCTGCACGCGGCGCTGCAGGAAACCATGCCCATCCTGACGCGGCTGCTGGCGCAGGACGACCGCGCCGCCTACACGCTGCAGCAGCGCGCCGCCTGAAGCGCACGCCGGCTGGACACGGCCGCCGGCCAGCCCGGGCCGCCCGGGCCTTTTCCGCCGGTCAGCGGCGCAGCAACGCCCGCAGGGCCGCGATCACCAGCACCGCGAACAGGGCCAGGCTCCACAGCGCGTATTCCACGCCCAGCACCTCGACCGTGGCATCCATGCAGGTGGCGAAGATGCCGAACAGCCACGGCACGGCGCCGTCCAGGCCCGAGCCGCTCATGAAGCGGTCGGCGAAAGTCTGGTCGCACGAGAACATTTTCGCGGCCACATCGTACTGGTACCAGGCCGCGGCCATGCCGCCCACGCCCAGCAAGGCGCACAGCGCCGCGCAGGCGCGCGCGATGGCGCCGGCGCAGGCCCCGGCCAGCGCCACCACGCCGATCACCAGGTAGATCAGGCGCTGCAGCACGCACCAGGCGCAAGGCGGCATGTCGAACACATGCTGCGAAACAAGCGCCACCGCGACGGCGGCGAAACACAGAACGGCGATCAGCAGCAGCAGGCGCTGGCGGGACGAAGACATGGCATGAACCGGACAAGGCGTTGAAGAAGCTGCCGGGCCGCGCGCGGCCCGGCCCGGATGGGATCAGGCGTCGTTGGAACCGTAGCCCATGTTGAACTGCAGCCCGCCGGACGACTCTTCGTCGCCGGAGCCGCTGCGCGACTGCCCCAGGCGCTCGAGGTATTCGGCGGTAATGTCGCCGGTGACGTACTGGCCGTCGAAGCACGAGGCTTCGAAGCGCGTGAGCGCGGGGTTGATGTCGGTGACCGCCTGCTGCATGTCTTGCAGGTCTTGGTAGATCAGGCCGTCGGCGCCGATGGTGCGGGCGATTTCTTCATCGGAACGGCCGGTGGCGATGAGCTCGCTTTGCGTGGGCATGTCGATGCCGTACACATTGGGATAGCGCACCGGCGGCGCGGCCGAGGCGAAATACACTTTGTTGGCGCCGGCGGCGCGCGCCATGTCGACGATTTCGCGGCTGGTGGTGCCGCGCACGATGGAATCGTCGACCAGCAGCACATTCTTGCCCTTGAACTCCATGCCGATGGCGTTGAGCTTCTGGCGCACCGATTTGCGGCGCACCGCCTGGCCCGGCATGATGAAGGTGCGGCCCACGTAGCGGTTCTTGATGAGGCCTTCGCGGTAATCCAGGTTCAGGCGCGCGGCCAGCTGCATGGCGGCCGGCCGCGAGGAATCGGGAATGGGCATGACCACGTCGATGTCGCCCAGGCGCATGTTGCGGGCAACCTTGTCGGCCAGGTATTCACCCATGCGCAGCCGCGCGTCGTACACCGATACGCCGTTGATCAGGGAATCGGGCCGGGCAAAGTACACGTATTCGAAAATGCACGGCACCAGCTGCGGGTTGTCGGCGCACTGGCGGCTGACCATGCGGCCGTCCAGGTCGACGAACACGGCTTCGCCGGGCTCGACGTCGCGCACGAAGGCAAAGCCGCTGCCTTCCAGGGCCACCGACTCCGAGGCCGCCATCCATTCGACGCCTTCTTCGGTTTCCTGGCGGCCGATGCACAGCGGCCGGATGCCGTGAGGGTCGCGGAAGGCCAGCAGGCCGTAGCCCGAGATCTGCGCCACCACGGCGTAGGCGCCGCGCACCCGCTTGTGCACGGCGGCCACGGCGCGGAAGATCGTGTCGTCGTCGAGCGAGACCCCGTTGGCGGCCGACTGCAGTTCGTGCGCCAGCACATTGAGCAGCACTTCGGAGTCGGAATTGGTATTGATGTGGCGCCGGTCGACCCGGTAGAGCGATTCGCGCAGCTCGCGCCAGTTGGTCAGGTTGCCGTTGTGCGCGAAAGTGATGCCGAACGGGGCGTTCACGTAGAACGGCTGCGCTTCTTCTTCGCTCTGGCTGGAGCCGGCGGTGGGGTAGCGCACATGGCCGATGCCGCTGGCGCCCGGCAGCGAACG
This genomic window from Bordetella petrii contains:
- the ugpQ gene encoding glycerophosphodiester phosphodiesterase; the encoded protein is MTAPWPYPSHIAHRGGGRLAPENTLAAMRAGAQHGFRMFEFDVKLSQDKVAFLLHDDTLDRTTDGRGPAAALSFAELARLDAGGWHSPAYTGEPVPSFQAVARYAIANGIACNVEIKPNPGQESETGAAVALAARALWQDALPAPLLSSFSEAALAAAQAAAPELPRALLVEQVPADWPERLARYGCVALNINHRDASRELIDAVHAAGYRIAAWTVNDPARARLLLSWGLDALFTDALAEIGPPA
- a CDS encoding 23S rRNA (adenine(2030)-N(6))-methyltransferase RlmJ — protein: MFSYRHAFHAGNHADVLKHALLVHTLDYLNRKDTPYWVVDTHAGAGLYALDGDWAAKNAEFADGIGRLWQRDDLPPLLADYLARVRRYNSDGRLRHYPGSPWLTLDALRERDRLRLFEMHPTESDVLVGNLEQLDKTSLRQTTIYATDGFEGMKALLPPPPRRGLVLIDPSYEDKQDYRRTLSAVKEGLKRFATGTYAVWYPLVQRREATELARHLENLQVKSWLHVSLTVKRPASDGFGLHGSGMFMVNPPWTLHAALQETMPILTRLLAQDDRAAYTLQQRAA
- a CDS encoding disulfide bond formation protein B — protein: MSSSRQRLLLLIAVLCFAAVAVALVSQHVFDMPPCAWCVLQRLIYLVIGVVALAGACAGAIARACAALCALLGVGGMAAAWYQYDVAAKMFSCDQTFADRFMSGSGLDGAVPWLFGIFATCMDATVEVLGVEYALWSLALFAVLVIAALRALLRR
- the purF gene encoding amidophosphoribosyltransferase — protein: MCGIIGVIGRGPVNQLLYDSLLLLQHRGQDAAGIATSHGSHFNMFKAHGLVRDVFRTRNMRSLPGASGIGHVRYPTAGSSQSEEEAQPFYVNAPFGITFAHNGNLTNWRELRESLYRVDRRHINTNSDSEVLLNVLAHELQSAANGVSLDDDTIFRAVAAVHKRVRGAYAVVAQISGYGLLAFRDPHGIRPLCIGRQETEEGVEWMAASESVALEGSGFAFVRDVEPGEAVFVDLDGRMVSRQCADNPQLVPCIFEYVYFARPDSLINGVSVYDARLRMGEYLADKVARNMRLGDIDVVMPIPDSSRPAAMQLAARLNLDYREGLIKNRYVGRTFIMPGQAVRRKSVRQKLNAIGMEFKGKNVLLVDDSIVRGTTSREIVDMARAAGANKVYFASAAPPVRYPNVYGIDMPTQSELIATGRSDEEIARTIGADGLIYQDLQDMQQAVTDINPALTRFEASCFDGQYVTGDITAEYLERLGQSRSGSGDEESSGGLQFNMGYGSNDA